A DNA window from Pogona vitticeps strain Pit_001003342236 chromosome 2, PviZW2.1, whole genome shotgun sequence contains the following coding sequences:
- the SLC14A1 gene encoding urea transporter 1 isoform X1 — translation MDGCSLAAMPGPSTIPAQPDTSADGPKPYDSEFNCQRWPACAQDPSQSLPLLEAQGPNITMEIETPKEKSEKTETRTGQCWRRICGSLSYVTGDMKAFRDWLEDKPLFLQLPDWVLRGVSQVMFVNNPLSGLIMIVGFLVQSPWMTLTCCTGVIVSTLTALILCQDRSAIAAGLYGYNGVLVGMLMAVFSDKGDYYWWLLLPVVLVSMTCPLFTSALGSLFSKWDLPVFTLPFNLALSLFVAATGHYNLFFPATLIQPVSAVPNISWSEIRVSLLLQSIPVGVGQVYGCDNPWTGGIIMVALCFSSPLVFIHAVIGSALGVPAALSLASPFNRIYAGLWNYNSCLSCIAIGGMFYALTWQTFLLAITCGLFTAYVGETLGNMFSVFGMPLGTWPFCLSSLTFLLLTTTNEAIYRLPLSKVTYPEANRTYYLTRKEQCSKSTCDV, via the exons ATGGATGGATGCTCTCTCGCCGCTATGCCTGGGCCTTCCACCATCCCAGCCCAACCAGACACCTCAGCAGATGGACCCAAGCCTTATGATTCTGAATTTAATTGCCAGCGCTGGCCAGCATGTGCCCAAGACCCCTCTCAAAGCTTGCCACTGCTGGAAGCCCAG GGCCCCAACATCACCATGGAAATTGAAACCCCCAAAGAAAAGTCCGAGAAAACAGAAACTCGGACAGGACAATGTTGGAGACGAATCTGCGGAAGTTTGAGCTATGTCACAGGTGATATGAAGGCATTCAGAGACTGGCTGGAAG ATAAGCCTCTGTTCCTTCAGTTGCCCGACTGGGTCCTGCGTGGTGTGTCCCAAGTGATGTTTGTCAACAATCCCCTCAGTGGTTTGATCATGATTGTGGGGTTCTTGGTCCAGAGCCCCTGGATGACGCTCACATGTTGCACGGGTGTCATTGTCTCAACTCTGACAGCGCTCATTCTGTGCCAAGACAG GTCAGCCATCGCAGCAGGACTGTACGGCTACAACGGGGTGCTGGTTGGGATGCTCATGGCTGTGTTCTCAGACAAAGGCGACTATTATTGGTGgctgttgcttcctgttgttCTCGTCTCCATGACATG TCCTCTCTTCACGAGCGCTTTGGGCTCCCTCTTCAGCAAATGGGACCTGCCAGTTTTCACGTTGCCATTCAACTTGGCTCTGAGCCTGTTTGTAGCTGCTACCGGCCACTACAATCTCTTCTTCCCGGCGACGCTTATTCAGCCTGTATCTGCCGTGCCCAACATCAGCTGGTCAGAAATCCGGGTGTCCTTG CTTTTGCAGTCGATCCCAGTTGGGGTGGGCCAGGTGTACGGCTGCGATAACCCTTGGACCGGAGGCATTATCATGGTGGCCCTGTGCTTTTCGTCCCCCCTCGTCTTCATTCATGCTGTGATTGGCTCAGCCCTAGGAGTGCCAGCAG CCTTGAGTCTGGCCTCCCCTTTCAACAGAATTTACGCTGGCTTGTGGAATTACAACAGCTGCCTCTCGTGCATTGCCATTGGGGGGATGTTCTACGCTCTCACCTGGCAGACCTTTTTGCTGGCGATCACGTGTG GCCTGTTTACTGCCTATGTGGGAGAAACACTGGGAAATATGTTTTCTGTG TTTGGCATGCCGCTGGGAACCTGGCCATTCTGTCTGTCTTCGCTCACCTTCCTGCTTCTAACCACCACCAACGAGGCCATCTACAGGCTGCCTCTCTCCAAAGTTACTTATCCAGAAGCTAACCGGACCTATTACTTGACCAGAAAGGAACAGTGCTCCAAATCCACTTGTGATGTGTAA
- the SLC14A1 gene encoding urea transporter 1 isoform X2 — protein MEIETPKEKSEKTETRTGQCWRRICGSLSYVTGDMKAFRDWLEDKPLFLQLPDWVLRGVSQVMFVNNPLSGLIMIVGFLVQSPWMTLTCCTGVIVSTLTALILCQDRSAIAAGLYGYNGVLVGMLMAVFSDKGDYYWWLLLPVVLVSMTCPLFTSALGSLFSKWDLPVFTLPFNLALSLFVAATGHYNLFFPATLIQPVSAVPNISWSEIRVSLLLQSIPVGVGQVYGCDNPWTGGIIMVALCFSSPLVFIHAVIGSALGVPAALSLASPFNRIYAGLWNYNSCLSCIAIGGMFYALTWQTFLLAITCGLFTAYVGETLGNMFSVFGMPLGTWPFCLSSLTFLLLTTTNEAIYRLPLSKVTYPEANRTYYLTRKEQCSKSTCDV, from the exons ATGGAAATTGAAACCCCCAAAGAAAAGTCCGAGAAAACAGAAACTCGGACAGGACAATGTTGGAGACGAATCTGCGGAAGTTTGAGCTATGTCACAGGTGATATGAAGGCATTCAGAGACTGGCTGGAAG ATAAGCCTCTGTTCCTTCAGTTGCCCGACTGGGTCCTGCGTGGTGTGTCCCAAGTGATGTTTGTCAACAATCCCCTCAGTGGTTTGATCATGATTGTGGGGTTCTTGGTCCAGAGCCCCTGGATGACGCTCACATGTTGCACGGGTGTCATTGTCTCAACTCTGACAGCGCTCATTCTGTGCCAAGACAG GTCAGCCATCGCAGCAGGACTGTACGGCTACAACGGGGTGCTGGTTGGGATGCTCATGGCTGTGTTCTCAGACAAAGGCGACTATTATTGGTGgctgttgcttcctgttgttCTCGTCTCCATGACATG TCCTCTCTTCACGAGCGCTTTGGGCTCCCTCTTCAGCAAATGGGACCTGCCAGTTTTCACGTTGCCATTCAACTTGGCTCTGAGCCTGTTTGTAGCTGCTACCGGCCACTACAATCTCTTCTTCCCGGCGACGCTTATTCAGCCTGTATCTGCCGTGCCCAACATCAGCTGGTCAGAAATCCGGGTGTCCTTG CTTTTGCAGTCGATCCCAGTTGGGGTGGGCCAGGTGTACGGCTGCGATAACCCTTGGACCGGAGGCATTATCATGGTGGCCCTGTGCTTTTCGTCCCCCCTCGTCTTCATTCATGCTGTGATTGGCTCAGCCCTAGGAGTGCCAGCAG CCTTGAGTCTGGCCTCCCCTTTCAACAGAATTTACGCTGGCTTGTGGAATTACAACAGCTGCCTCTCGTGCATTGCCATTGGGGGGATGTTCTACGCTCTCACCTGGCAGACCTTTTTGCTGGCGATCACGTGTG GCCTGTTTACTGCCTATGTGGGAGAAACACTGGGAAATATGTTTTCTGTG TTTGGCATGCCGCTGGGAACCTGGCCATTCTGTCTGTCTTCGCTCACCTTCCTGCTTCTAACCACCACCAACGAGGCCATCTACAGGCTGCCTCTCTCCAAAGTTACTTATCCAGAAGCTAACCGGACCTATTACTTGACCAGAAAGGAACAGTGCTCCAAATCCACTTGTGATGTGTAA